One genomic window of Canis lupus baileyi chromosome 22, mCanLup2.hap1, whole genome shotgun sequence includes the following:
- the SERP1 gene encoding stress-associated endoplasmic reticulum protein 1 — MVAKQRIRMANEKHSKNITQRGNVAKTSRNAPEEKASVGPWLLALFIFVVCGSAIFQIIQSIRMGM, encoded by the exons ATGGTCGCCAAGCAGCGAATCCGCATGGCCAACGAGAAGCACAGCAAGAACATCACCCAGCGCGGCAACGTCGCCAAGACCTCG AGGAACGCTCCCGAAGAGAAGGCGTCCGTAGGACCCTGGTTATTGGCcctcttcatttttgttgtttgtggTTCTG CAATTTTCCAGATTATTCAAAGTATCAGGATGGGCATGTGA